The segment GGTGCAGATCTACCGGTACCGGCTTGCTGAATATGCCAACGATCACAATCGTACCGCGAGCCTTGGGCAGCTTGGTCATTACCTCTGCTCCTGCAAGAGAGGAGGTCACTTCAAACACCACATCGGCGCCACGACCGCCTGTCACTTTCTGAACGTATTCGGCCAGATCCACTTCCTTGGAGTTGCATGTATTAAGGCCCAGCTGCTGCAGCAGCGTCAGGCGGTAAGGATTAATTTCAGCGACGGTGACAATAGCGCCGGCGGCTTTCGCAACCATGGCGATTAAGGTCCCGATCGGTCCCCCGCCGATTACGACAACCTGATCCCCCGCGGTCACATTGCCCAGCCTGACATCATGGCATGCTACCGCGAGCGGCTCAATTAGTGCGCCGTACTTCAAGCTCAGCTCCTCCGGGAGGCGATGCAGCGTCTTGGCGGGAACGGTCCAGAACGATTGAAAAGCGCCATCTGTCTCAATCCCCATAAACTTCAAATTGTGACATATATGGCTGCAGCCGTCTTGGCAAGCAGGGCATTCTCCGCAGGAGTCAAGCGGCATCACCGTCACCTTGTCACCCGGCTTGAATGCCGTAACCTGAGCCCCGATCCGCTCGACGACGC is part of the Paenibacillus algicola genome and harbors:
- a CDS encoding zinc-dependent alcohol dehydrogenase, whose protein sequence is MDIQAAFYKGNKSITVGTIARREPGPQEVEIRVGYAGICGTDLHIYHGHMDHRVTMPQVIGHEMSGVVERIGAQVTAFKPGDKVTVMPLDSCGECPACQDGCSHICHNLKFMGIETDGAFQSFWTVPAKTLHRLPEELSLKYGALIEPLAVACHDVRLGNVTAGDQVVVIGGGPIGTLIAMVAKAAGAIVTVAEINPYRLTLLQQLGLNTCNSKEVDLAEYVQKVTGGRGADVVFEVTSSLAGAEVMTKLPKARGTIVIVGIFSKPVPVDLHRFFWRELKLVGARVYEHEDFEKAIALVAGGELALDQIISEVYPLNEIQAGFEQMESGSGAMKVLIRCNEGMQ